Proteins found in one Microcoleus sp. FACHB-68 genomic segment:
- a CDS encoding phycobilisome linker polypeptide has translation MLGTTTTGISALSDYNNRVVFIEVKGGADHDLMRTSHYTLKVPYSRLSQTIQRISRMGGHIASVKLESSLQVVEPAAYSAQPMVAEAPSSLAEAPAEHLEAPAPTSEATAELEAVADIADEPAAQHEELPEVDASVTTESETTPEPEAVAEIVDEPAAQHEELPEVDASVTTESETTPEPEAVAEIVDEPAAQHEELPEVDASVTTESETTPEPEAVAEIVDEPAAQHEELPEVDASVTTESETTPEPEAVAEIVDEPAAQHEEVPEVDVSVTAESETTPEPEEVAEIVDEPAAQHEELPEVDASVTAESETTPEPEAVAEIVNEPAAQHEELPEVDVSVTTESETTPEAEAVAEIVDEPAAKHEELPEVDASITTESETTPEPEAVADIADEPAAKHEELPEVDASVTAESETTPEAEAVAEIVDEPAAQHEELLEVDARVTTESEIVPEAAVAPQPEPEVQVAQVDEPAQQPTDEQVLSPEIIPNLAISSEPTSPDAGVVEPKTTASKTTKSKTGTQTTKGKKTTKTTKSKKTSQSSRSKKGRKSASNDS, from the coding sequence ATGTTGGGTACGACAACCACAGGGATTTCGGCTTTAAGTGACTATAACAACCGCGTTGTGTTTATAGAGGTGAAGGGAGGCGCGGATCACGACTTGATGCGAACCAGCCACTATACGCTAAAAGTTCCTTATAGCCGGCTGTCTCAGACCATCCAGCGAATCAGCCGCATGGGGGGCCATATTGCCAGTGTCAAACTCGAATCATCTCTTCAAGTCGTTGAGCCGGCTGCATATTCCGCTCAACCAATGGTAGCAGAGGCACCCAGCAGTCTCGCAGAAGCCCCCGCTGAACATCTGGAGGCACCGGCACCAACATCAGAGGCAACTGCGGAACTAGAGGCAGTGGCAGACATTGCAGATGAGCCGGCAGCTCAACACGAGGAACTGCCAGAGGTTGATGCCAGTGTAACAACTGAATCTGAAACAACCCCAGAACCAGAGGCAGTTGCAGAAATCGTAGATGAGCCGGCAGCTCAACACGAGGAACTGCCAGAGGTTGATGCCAGTGTAACGACTGAATCTGAAACAACCCCAGAACCAGAGGCAGTTGCAGAAATCGTAGATGAGCCGGCAGCTCAACACGAGGAACTGCCAGAGGTTGATGCCAGTGTAACGACTGAATCTGAAACAACCCCAGAACCAGAGGCAGTTGCAGAAATCGTAGATGAGCCGGCAGCTCAACACGAGGAACTGCCAGAGGTTGATGCCAGTGTAACGACTGAATCTGAAACAACCCCAGAACCAGAGGCAGTTGCAGAAATCGTAGATGAGCCGGCTGCTCAACACGAGGAAGTGCCAGAGGTTGATGTTAGTGTAACGGCTGAATCTGAAACAACCCCAGAACCAGAGGAAGTTGCAGAAATCGTCGATGAGCCGGCAGCTCAACATGAGGAACTGCCAGAGGTTGATGCCAGTGTAACGGCTGAATCTGAAACAACCCCAGAACCAGAGGCAGTTGCAGAAATCGTAAATGAGCCGGCAGCTCAACATGAGGAACTGCCAGAGGTTGATGTTAGTGTAACGACTGAATCTGAAACAACCCCAGAAGCAGAGGCAGTTGCAGAAATCGTAGATGAGCCGGCAGCGAAACATGAGGAACTGCCAGAGGTTGATGCCAGTATAACGACTGAATCTGAAACAACCCCAGAACCAGAGGCAGTGGCAGACATTGCAGATGAGCCGGCAGCGAAACATGAGGAACTGCCAGAGGTTGATGCCAGTGTAACGGCTGAATCTGAAACAACCCCAGAAGCAGAGGCAGTGGCAGAAATCGTAGATGAGCCGGCTGCTCAACACGAGGAACTGCTAGAGGTTGATGCCCGTGTAACAACTGAATCTGAAATAGTCCCAGAAGCAGCAGTTGCGCCACAACCAGAACCAGAAGTGCAGGTTGCTCAAGTAGATGAGCCGGCACAACAGCCAACCGACGAGCAAGTGCTATCTCCTGAAATTATCCCTAACCTGGCGATCTCATCTGAGCCGACATCACCAGATGCCGGTGTAGTAGAACCTAAAACAACAGCCTCTAAGACAACAAAAAGCAAAACCGGCACTCAAACCACTAAAGGCAAAAAAACCACCAAAACCACTAAAAGCAAAAAAACTTCTCAAAGCAGCCGGAGCAAAAAAGGGCGAAAATCAGCGTCCAATGACTCCTAA
- a CDS encoding chromosome segregation ATPase: protein MTRDRKGRDRRRVARSSKPVEDSKFRVFPALPSTSAGEPVPQPTPEWEASNGVRSAPLQPKGLGAKADSQTRRSRRSRNSLKNSLKPPQGLQNLLNSWLFWWITAAIVFGGSGFMAIALLLRLPALPNCPAIFWPTASASLRIYCAQLAANKETVEDLLGAIELVNDLPNDHPMRQDINRNIEQWSQQILDLCDNTFQAGKLDEAIEMARKVPSNVPAYRLVEERIDRWKATWAEAEEIYKKAEAELRKQNWPQAFREAVRLLDVGNNYWATTKYEELTILMKSAREDGNKLGKAYNSAEQGGLENLLQAIKLAQSIEPKSHVYREAQDALRKFSSKLMDLAEDTLENRDLQGAISIVRQIPESVNLKDEVQDFIDLARAEAQTWPDTVEAIESAITAAQKINRKRPLYSKAQRLISEWQQSLEGLAYLERARALAKGGVINDLKEAISQAQLVSSSKPRWEEAQGEIKRWRSQIETQEDRPYLDKAEMLARSGSISALQAAINQANMIGNGRALYEEAQNKIQEWNRQIQTQEDRPALEMAMQLARSGNTGSLQAAINEARKIGNGRALYQEAQNKIQDWKLQLQQQEDQPYLDRARQMADMGRLSEAIAAAERIQPGRALYETAQEVIKTWRDEIRAKQDIEDAYRYANSGNPETLASAIRTANQVSDSSLLRAEADGVIEQWSQQILAIARERAASDLPAAIEIAQKIPSYAGAFSAAQRQIESWQQQLNPAPAPSVAPAPVPSAAPAPPPPAAP from the coding sequence ATGACTAGAGATCGCAAAGGTCGAGACCGGCGGCGTGTCGCTAGGTCTTCAAAGCCAGTTGAGGACAGCAAATTTCGTGTGTTTCCAGCTTTACCTAGCACGAGCGCCGGGGAGCCGGTGCCTCAGCCCACTCCAGAATGGGAGGCGAGTAATGGTGTGCGCTCAGCACCCCTACAACCCAAAGGATTAGGGGCTAAAGCGGATTCTCAGACGCGCCGGTCGAGGCGCTCACGAAACAGCTTGAAAAATTCTTTAAAGCCTCCCCAGGGGCTGCAAAATCTGCTAAATAGCTGGCTGTTTTGGTGGATAACAGCAGCGATCGTGTTTGGGGGAAGTGGATTTATGGCCATAGCCCTGTTGTTGCGGCTGCCGGCCCTCCCCAACTGCCCAGCTATATTTTGGCCAACTGCTTCGGCGAGCTTACGCATTTATTGCGCTCAACTGGCAGCGAATAAGGAAACTGTCGAGGACTTGCTAGGGGCGATCGAGCTAGTCAATGACCTGCCAAACGATCACCCCATGCGCCAGGACATCAACCGCAACATCGAACAGTGGTCGCAGCAGATCCTGGATTTGTGTGACAACACCTTCCAAGCCGGCAAGCTGGATGAAGCCATCGAAATGGCCCGCAAAGTTCCTTCAAATGTGCCGGCCTACCGATTAGTAGAGGAGCGGATTGATCGCTGGAAGGCTACTTGGGCCGAAGCCGAAGAAATTTATAAAAAAGCTGAAGCCGAACTGCGTAAGCAAAACTGGCCACAGGCATTTCGGGAAGCTGTACGGCTGCTGGATGTGGGCAATAACTACTGGGCAACGACCAAGTATGAAGAACTGACGATCCTGATGAAGTCGGCGCGAGAAGATGGCAATAAGCTCGGCAAAGCTTACAACAGCGCCGAGCAAGGCGGGTTAGAGAACTTGCTACAGGCGATTAAACTTGCACAGTCCATCGAGCCAAAAAGTCATGTTTATCGGGAAGCTCAGGACGCCCTTAGAAAATTCAGCAGCAAGCTCATGGATTTGGCTGAGGACACCTTAGAAAACCGGGATTTGCAAGGGGCAATCTCTATCGTGCGCCAAATTCCTGAGAGTGTGAATCTCAAGGACGAAGTTCAAGACTTTATTGATCTAGCAAGGGCCGAAGCTCAAACCTGGCCAGACACTGTTGAAGCGATTGAATCGGCTATTACCGCAGCCCAAAAGATCAACCGCAAACGCCCTCTTTATAGCAAAGCCCAACGATTGATCAGCGAGTGGCAGCAAAGCCTTGAAGGTCTAGCCTATTTAGAGCGAGCGCGTGCACTGGCTAAAGGTGGCGTGATTAATGACTTAAAAGAGGCCATCTCTCAAGCGCAGCTCGTCTCCAGCTCTAAACCGCGCTGGGAGGAAGCTCAAGGCGAAATCAAGCGCTGGAGAAGCCAAATAGAGACTCAGGAAGACCGGCCCTATTTAGACAAGGCCGAGATGTTAGCCAGATCGGGAAGTATTAGCGCTCTGCAAGCGGCAATTAATCAGGCCAATATGATTGGCAACGGACGGGCGCTTTACGAGGAAGCTCAGAACAAAATTCAGGAGTGGAATCGACAGATACAAACTCAGGAAGACCGGCCAGCCCTGGAAATGGCCATGCAATTGGCCCGCTCTGGTAACACCGGCTCACTGCAAGCGGCGATTAATGAAGCCCGTAAGATTGGCAACGGACGGGCGCTTTACCAGGAAGCTCAGAACAAAATTCAAGATTGGAAATTGCAACTGCAACAGCAGGAAGATCAGCCCTACCTCGACCGAGCGCGACAGATGGCAGATATGGGCCGGCTGTCTGAGGCAATTGCGGCTGCAGAAAGAATTCAACCAGGACGCGCTCTTTATGAAACTGCTCAAGAGGTGATCAAAACCTGGCGCGATGAAATTCGGGCGAAGCAAGATATCGAGGATGCCTATCGCTACGCAAATTCGGGAAATCCAGAAACTCTGGCGTCTGCGATTCGCACAGCGAATCAAGTTTCTGATTCTAGCTTGTTGCGGGCGGAGGCGGATGGGGTAATCGAGCAATGGAGCCAGCAAATCTTGGCCATTGCGAGAGAACGGGCAGCATCTGACTTACCCGCTGCGATTGAAATTGCCCAGAAGATCCCTTCCTATGCCGGGGCTTTTTCGGCGGCTCAGCGACAGATAGAGAGCTGGCAACAACAGTTAAATCCCGCGCCGGCTCCTTCAGTCGCCCCCGCGCCCGTTCCTTCAGCAGCCCCCGCACCTCCCCCTCCAGCAGCCCCCTAG
- the hslO gene encoding Hsp33 family molecular chaperone HslO, which produces MADQLIRATAAEGGIRAVGAITTRLVEEARQRHKLSYVATAALGRTMSSGLLLASNMKRAESRVNIRIIGSGPLGGILVDAGLDGTVRGYVDNPEVELPPNSQGKLDVGGAVGSDGYLYVVRDVGYGYPYSSTVELVSGEIGEDVAHYLMTSEQTPSALVVGVFVGAQGVTASGGILLQVLPKAASDEALVQTLESRIASLSGFTPLLQAGNTLPEIFEQLLGDMGLQILPEIQMVRFHCSCSPDRFLGALKMLGEAELLDMIEKDDGAEATCHFCGEVYQASRDELAQLIGDLKAGS; this is translated from the coding sequence ATGGCTGATCAGTTAATTCGAGCAACAGCAGCGGAGGGCGGTATTCGGGCAGTTGGGGCGATCACCACCCGCCTTGTAGAAGAAGCAAGGCAGCGACACAAACTTTCCTACGTTGCCACAGCTGCCTTAGGCAGGACAATGTCATCTGGGCTTTTGCTCGCCTCCAACATGAAACGTGCCGAATCCAGAGTGAATATTCGCATCATCGGCAGTGGGCCGTTGGGTGGGATTCTTGTAGATGCCGGCTTAGATGGCACAGTGCGTGGTTACGTCGATAATCCTGAAGTTGAACTGCCCCCCAATAGCCAGGGTAAGCTCGATGTGGGTGGGGCTGTGGGCAGCGACGGTTACCTCTACGTCGTTCGTGATGTAGGATATGGCTACCCTTACTCCAGTACCGTCGAACTCGTTTCTGGTGAAATCGGAGAGGATGTGGCTCATTACCTGATGACTTCCGAACAAACGCCTTCTGCCTTAGTGGTCGGGGTATTTGTCGGGGCACAGGGCGTTACCGCATCGGGAGGGATCTTATTGCAAGTGCTGCCGAAGGCTGCATCAGACGAAGCACTTGTTCAAACCTTGGAATCTCGCATCGCATCCCTGTCAGGATTTACCCCCCTTTTGCAAGCCGGTAATACACTGCCAGAAATTTTTGAGCAATTGTTAGGAGACATGGGACTGCAAATTCTGCCAGAAATTCAAATGGTGCGGTTTCACTGTAGCTGTTCTCCGGATCGCTTTCTGGGAGCGCTGAAAATGTTGGGTGAAGCCGAGCTGCTAGACATGATAGAAAAGGATGATGGCGCTGAAGCAACTTGCCATTTCTGTGGTGAAGTTTACCAAGCGAGTCGTGACGAACTAGCCCAGCTGATTGGCGACCTCAAAGCCGGCTCCTAA